From the Jatrophihabitans endophyticus genome, one window contains:
- a CDS encoding DUF3072 domain-containing protein, with product MREQLVSTPDDVQPQAEKPTDEWVTGDEPMTGPQQSYLSTLAQEAGEEVKQDLTKAQASEEIDRLQNETGRGA from the coding sequence ATGAGGGAGCAGCTGGTGAGCACACCGGACGACGTGCAACCGCAGGCCGAGAAGCCCACCGACGAGTGGGTGACCGGCGACGAGCCGATGACCGGCCCGCAGCAGTCCTACCTGTCCACACTCGCGCAGGAGGCCGGCGAGGAGGTCAAGCAGGACCTCACCAAGGCGCAGGCCAGCGAGGAGATCGACCGACTGCAGAACGAGACCGGCCGCGGCGCGTGA